From one Streptomyces sp. SCSIO 30461 genomic stretch:
- a CDS encoding carbamoyltransferase N-terminal domain-containing protein yields the protein MDSRCERAPTGWHDTAACLIDGTGRVIAFSEEERCNRVRHSLYRKPLHAARFCLDQAGITAADIDVVAIGWDTEQLYPRRFADDAEFLDFAVGLDFGDRLPEVVRVPHHAAHAASAFYASPFPKAGVLVIDGHGENESTTIWTFEDGAEPRRERAWPRTSSLGYAYDAASTWLGLSGDGAGVRGRGRQEWAGRPVRCADRWARACGRSV from the coding sequence GTGGATTCTCGGTGTGAACGCGCCCCCACCGGCTGGCACGACACAGCCGCATGTCTCATCGACGGAACCGGCCGGGTGATCGCCTTCTCGGAGGAGGAGCGCTGCAACCGGGTGCGCCATTCCCTCTACCGCAAGCCCCTGCACGCGGCCCGCTTCTGCCTCGATCAGGCCGGCATCACCGCCGCCGACATCGACGTCGTCGCCATCGGCTGGGACACCGAGCAGCTCTACCCGCGGCGCTTCGCCGACGATGCCGAGTTCCTGGACTTCGCCGTGGGCCTCGACTTCGGCGACCGGCTGCCCGAGGTGGTGCGCGTACCGCACCACGCCGCACACGCCGCCTCCGCGTTCTACGCCTCCCCCTTTCCCAAGGCCGGGGTCCTCGTGATCGACGGACACGGCGAGAACGAGTCCACGACCATCTGGACCTTCGAGGACGGCGCCGAGCCGCGACGGGAACGCGCCTGGCCGCGCACCTCCTCGCTCGGCTACGCCTACGACGCGGCCTCCACCTGGCTCGGCTTGTCCGGCGACGGTGCAGGTGTTCGCGGCAGGGGTCGACAAGAGTGGGCCGGCAGGCCGGTGCGATGCGCAGACCGGTGGGCTCGGGCATGCGGGCGTAGCGTTTGA
- a CDS encoding acyl-CoA dehydrogenase has product MSDRPPQPTTAADGDRLSGGDEELRAAVAHLPPQATGRDLWAALGAAGLIAWMYPDGQADRGVVPERLARVLAVAGEQFGFGSTMSLCVQAATTLPLLATGARTGSGPCVDALHEALAGRTVTALAATDTTAGSDLASLRTEASIGADHVVLDGAKRWINNAVPADHLLVLARHRPGPHFTHFTWFLVPAGTPGVTVRPADTALFDGSGTGDIDLTDVRLPLSHIVGRVGRGLPAFVRHIGPERLAGALWSVELCRTALDSTLRWLTGRPHGTGTLWDLDSVRQLFAESLVQVQQLRALGDGLRDRVVHGHDAAAAASLKAAAGTTVNHVLQTCGQLQGAHGFSSGGIQELRAQAAIFGISGGATEVVRSIVADSARSELDLLRLTTAPSDTR; this is encoded by the coding sequence TTGTCTGACCGGCCACCGCAGCCCACCACCGCAGCCGATGGCGACCGCCTGTCCGGCGGGGACGAGGAGCTGCGGGCCGCCGTCGCCCACCTGCCGCCCCAGGCCACCGGGCGAGACCTGTGGGCCGCCCTGGGTGCCGCCGGACTGATCGCCTGGATGTATCCGGACGGACAGGCCGACCGCGGCGTCGTGCCCGAGCGGCTGGCCCGGGTCCTCGCCGTGGCCGGGGAACAGTTCGGGTTCGGCAGCACCATGTCCCTCTGCGTCCAGGCCGCCACGACCCTGCCCCTGCTCGCCACCGGCGCCCGCACGGGTTCCGGCCCCTGCGTGGACGCGCTGCACGAAGCCCTTGCCGGACGGACGGTGACCGCCCTCGCGGCAACCGACACCACCGCGGGATCCGACCTGGCCTCCCTGCGCACCGAAGCCAGCATCGGTGCGGACCACGTCGTGCTCGACGGCGCAAAACGCTGGATCAACAACGCCGTCCCGGCCGACCACCTGCTGGTCCTCGCCCGGCACCGGCCCGGCCCCCACTTCACCCACTTCACCTGGTTCCTGGTCCCCGCCGGTACCCCCGGCGTGACCGTGCGGCCCGCCGACACCGCCCTCTTCGACGGTTCCGGCACCGGCGACATCGACCTGACGGACGTACGTCTCCCGCTTTCCCACATCGTCGGGCGCGTCGGACGGGGGCTGCCCGCCTTCGTCCGGCACATCGGTCCAGAACGCCTCGCCGGCGCCCTGTGGAGCGTCGAACTGTGCCGCACCGCCCTCGACAGCACCCTGCGGTGGCTCACCGGCAGACCCCACGGCACCGGCACGTTGTGGGACCTCGACAGCGTCCGGCAGCTCTTCGCGGAGAGTCTCGTGCAGGTCCAGCAGCTGCGGGCGCTGGGCGACGGGCTCCGCGACCGTGTCGTGCACGGCCACGACGCCGCCGCGGCGGCCTCGCTCAAGGCGGCGGCCGGCACCACCGTCAACCATGTCCTGCAGACCTGCGGCCAGCTCCAGGGCGCCCACGGATTCTCCAGCGGCGGCATCCAGGAACTGCGCGCCCAGGCAGCCATCTTCGGCATCAGCGGCGGAGCCACCGAAGTGGTCCGGTCCATCGTCGCCGACTCCGCGCGGAGCGAACTCGACCTGCTGCGCCTCACCACCGCGCCGAGCGACACCCGGTGA
- a CDS encoding acyl-CoA dehydrogenase family protein, translating to MTRVAEQHLAAADRDAAFPVDALDAMRTEGLLGLVVPRAHGGMGGSLRDVVDAGLALGRCDMSIALIFTMHCQQAAAVVESAAEPLRSRLLPVLGEGRHYLASVSTESGKGGHVHSAHAALREEGADLVVDRFAPVVTGGEQADGFLITMKNAQATHDRDVALVYAARKQLLTELAGDWQPMGMRATRSAPLKLTGTVPAHQVLAPDVPFRTIADRILVPYAHLGWSAAWLGAAAGALTRVLNLIRSPQGRKRFDVGSELLLTRLSRTRQRLDAVHAQLMHTLRMVETTPDLTAPSAQLLLNGLKLSASEQCRAAVDDLIEAVGLQHGYLRDSPTRLEQTLRDLRSAALNYHNDRLHLADGRLTLLDREVCFV from the coding sequence GTGACCCGGGTGGCCGAGCAGCACCTGGCCGCCGCCGACCGCGATGCCGCCTTCCCCGTCGACGCCCTCGACGCGATGCGAACGGAAGGGCTCCTCGGCCTGGTCGTGCCCCGTGCTCACGGAGGTATGGGCGGATCCCTGCGCGACGTCGTCGACGCGGGGCTTGCCCTCGGCCGGTGCGACATGTCGATCGCGCTGATCTTCACCATGCACTGCCAACAGGCCGCCGCGGTTGTCGAGTCCGCCGCCGAGCCGCTGCGCTCCCGCCTGCTGCCGGTGCTCGGCGAGGGGCGCCACTACCTGGCTTCCGTCAGCACCGAGAGCGGCAAGGGAGGCCACGTCCACAGTGCGCACGCCGCCCTGCGGGAAGAGGGCGCCGACCTCGTCGTCGACCGCTTCGCCCCGGTCGTCACCGGGGGTGAGCAGGCCGACGGGTTTCTCATCACCATGAAGAATGCGCAGGCCACGCACGACCGGGACGTCGCTCTGGTGTACGCGGCACGCAAGCAGCTGCTGACCGAACTGGCCGGGGACTGGCAGCCCATGGGGATGCGGGCCACGCGCAGCGCGCCGCTGAAGCTCACCGGCACCGTACCGGCACACCAGGTGCTTGCCCCCGACGTGCCCTTCCGTACCATCGCCGACCGCATCCTCGTCCCCTACGCGCATCTGGGCTGGTCGGCGGCCTGGCTCGGCGCCGCCGCCGGTGCCCTCACCCGCGTCCTGAACCTCATCCGCAGCCCGCAGGGGCGCAAACGCTTCGACGTCGGCTCCGAACTGCTCCTCACCCGGCTCTCCCGGACCCGCCAGCGCCTCGACGCGGTCCACGCCCAGCTGATGCACACCCTGCGGATGGTGGAGACCACCCCCGACCTCACCGCGCCGTCCGCCCAACTCCTCCTCAACGGCCTCAAACTGAGCGCTTCCGAGCAGTGCCGCGCCGCCGTTGACGACCTGATCGAGGCGGTCGGCCTGCAGCACGGCTACCTCAGGGACTCGCCGACCCGGCTGGAGCAGACCCTGCGCGACCTGCGCTCGGCGGCCCTGAACTACCACAACGACCGGCTGCACCTGGCGGACGGCCGGCTCACCCTGCTCGACCGGGAGGTGTGCTTTGTCTGA
- a CDS encoding acyl carrier protein, which translates to MDSAFIDLLRRQLRVETTTEITTDTSLRDLGMDSMRSIELLFSIEEAYDITLPDSDLNETTFATPGNLWKAVTAQLADGSVAP; encoded by the coding sequence GTGGACAGCGCCTTCATCGACCTTCTGCGCCGGCAGCTCAGAGTCGAGACCACCACCGAGATCACCACCGACACCAGCCTGCGCGACCTTGGCATGGACTCCATGCGGTCCATCGAATTGCTGTTCAGCATCGAGGAGGCATACGACATCACCCTGCCGGACTCCGATCTGAACGAGACCACCTTCGCCACCCCCGGCAACCTGTGGAAAGCCGTCACCGCACAGCTCGCCGACGGATCGGTGGCCCCGTGA
- a CDS encoding phosphopantetheine-binding protein, protein MHGAVQPGAPCYAVADAYEMPWLPYHRQRHMDHSFLLLAPEGADDAWTVVDAYDNDTPWGAVKPGAWTLTADQLAGLGEVELFRIAPGSRAGERPRLRVEHARMDDYLAAFDQGADREGVLHRLTGDAWLLARSRTLHALFVADAELDEETVRHLERWNQLVTHTYVAYRRVARGRPEPPGLVDRLAELLEADQNVFPATGAPTAPHAAAGLTRDAVTDSVAAQVAEVVAAVLGGDPGSLDAGTDLRTIEGFSSFRMVDIIESLEARLGVEFDSDDLVPENLRSDEGLCRVVRGAAPEPAEP, encoded by the coding sequence GTGCACGGTGCCGTCCAGCCGGGGGCACCGTGCTATGCCGTCGCGGACGCCTACGAGATGCCCTGGCTGCCCTACCACCGGCAGCGGCACATGGACCACAGCTTCCTGCTCCTCGCGCCCGAAGGGGCCGACGACGCGTGGACGGTGGTGGATGCCTACGACAACGACACCCCCTGGGGCGCCGTCAAACCCGGCGCCTGGACACTGACCGCGGACCAACTGGCCGGCCTCGGTGAGGTGGAGCTGTTCCGCATCGCGCCCGGGTCCCGGGCCGGTGAGCGCCCCCGGCTCCGTGTGGAACACGCCCGCATGGACGACTACCTCGCCGCGTTCGACCAGGGCGCCGACCGGGAAGGAGTGCTGCACCGGCTGACCGGCGACGCCTGGCTGCTCGCCCGCTCGCGCACCCTGCACGCGCTGTTCGTGGCGGACGCGGAACTCGACGAGGAGACGGTCCGTCACCTGGAGCGGTGGAATCAACTGGTCACCCACACCTACGTGGCCTACCGCAGGGTCGCGCGCGGGCGCCCGGAGCCGCCCGGCCTGGTGGACCGGCTGGCCGAACTCCTCGAAGCCGACCAGAACGTCTTCCCGGCCACCGGTGCTCCTACGGCGCCGCACGCCGCCGCGGGCCTCACCCGTGATGCCGTCACCGACAGCGTGGCCGCGCAGGTCGCCGAAGTGGTGGCCGCCGTACTCGGAGGTGACCCGGGGTCGCTGGACGCCGGCACCGACCTGCGCACCATCGAGGGGTTCAGCTCCTTCCGCATGGTCGACATCATCGAGAGCCTCGAAGCCAGGCTCGGTGTCGAATTCGACTCCGACGACCTGGTTCCGGAGAACCTGCGGAGTGACGAAGGGCTGTGCCGCGTCGTCCGGGGCGCCGCCCCGGAGCCGGCCGAGCCGTGA
- a CDS encoding maleylpyruvate isomerase family mycothiol-dependent enzyme: protein MQDLGALDPINASTDRFVATVTSLTDAQVAGDTLVSPWTRGHVITHVARAAESLCRLLTWARTGVETPQYASMDTRAAEIEAGARRPVADLVADVRDTAARFEEAVRALPPTAWHTEVRMRTGELRTPSTLVPTRLRELEIHHADLNAGYGFSDIPADAARWIIDDIVEALARRPKTPSLRLEATDTDLVHALGTGGPTVSGRQADLLAWLSGRSPGTGLIASGADEVPPAPFWI from the coding sequence ATGCAGGACCTCGGGGCTCTGGACCCGATCAACGCGTCCACGGACCGGTTCGTCGCCACCGTCACTTCCCTCACCGACGCCCAGGTCGCCGGGGACACGCTGGTGTCCCCATGGACCCGCGGCCATGTCATCACCCATGTCGCCCGCGCCGCGGAGAGTCTCTGCCGACTGCTCACCTGGGCACGCACCGGTGTGGAGACACCGCAGTACGCGAGCATGGACACCCGGGCCGCCGAGATCGAGGCCGGAGCCCGGCGGCCGGTCGCGGACCTGGTCGCCGACGTCCGGGACACCGCCGCCCGCTTCGAAGAGGCGGTGCGCGCCCTGCCCCCCACGGCCTGGCACACCGAAGTGCGGATGCGCACCGGCGAACTGCGCACGCCCTCCACTCTGGTCCCCACCCGGCTGCGCGAACTGGAGATCCACCACGCCGATCTGAACGCCGGCTACGGCTTCTCGGACATACCGGCCGACGCCGCCCGGTGGATCATCGACGACATCGTCGAAGCACTCGCCCGGCGGCCGAAGACCCCTTCGCTGCGTCTGGAGGCGACCGACACCGATCTCGTCCACGCCCTGGGGACCGGTGGCCCCACCGTCAGCGGACGGCAGGCCGACCTCCTCGCCTGGCTCAGCGGCCGCTCCCCCGGCACGGGACTCATCGCCTCCGGCGCCGACGAGGTTCCGCCGGCTCCCTTCTGGATCTGA
- a CDS encoding AMP-binding protein, with the protein MRTSGPSPTLTRAVEGSPEARLLHEFLLTGASLVPDRTAVYEVDEGGVPQAVSYRELERRVHAYADLLDPLGLNVGDRVVLEADTSAHAIALLLACSRLGLTFVPVSPETPARRVATIMELAEPALFLTTAETCRIQAPAGMGTGRFGPAWVELWTRPRERVRHRRAVVETDPAYIIFTSGTTGRPKGVVMTQRGIVSYFRMLIADSDIAPDERVATTAPLQFDLSLFDIGMALGSLACCVPVPRALLRWPRRLLRFLEETAVTQVNGVPSIWRQVLRHEPDRFASLTALRGILFSGEEFPLPELRRLRKLRPGIRVLDSFGHTECMSCSLTEVPDPLPAETVRLSIGAPHPGSEGMLVDAEGKPIEEAGVTGEL; encoded by the coding sequence GTGAGGACGTCCGGCCCCTCCCCCACGCTCACTCGCGCGGTCGAGGGTTCCCCCGAGGCCCGCCTGTTGCACGAGTTCCTGCTGACGGGCGCCTCCCTGGTGCCCGACCGGACCGCCGTATACGAGGTGGACGAGGGCGGTGTGCCGCAGGCTGTCAGCTATCGCGAACTGGAGCGGCGCGTCCACGCCTACGCAGACCTGCTCGACCCGCTCGGCCTCAACGTGGGCGACCGTGTCGTGCTGGAGGCCGACACCTCCGCGCACGCCATCGCCCTGCTGTTGGCCTGCTCCCGGCTCGGCCTGACGTTCGTCCCCGTCAGCCCCGAGACACCGGCCCGGCGCGTGGCGACGATCATGGAACTCGCCGAGCCCGCGCTTTTTCTGACCACCGCGGAAACCTGCCGGATCCAGGCGCCGGCGGGCATGGGCACCGGCCGGTTCGGGCCCGCCTGGGTGGAGCTGTGGACCCGGCCGCGCGAACGCGTCCGGCACCGGCGCGCGGTCGTCGAGACGGACCCCGCCTACATCATCTTCACTTCCGGTACGACGGGGCGGCCCAAGGGCGTCGTCATGACGCAGCGTGGCATCGTCTCGTACTTCCGCATGCTCATCGCGGACAGCGACATCGCCCCGGACGAGCGCGTCGCCACCACCGCTCCCCTGCAGTTCGACCTGTCTCTGTTCGACATCGGTATGGCCCTGGGCAGCCTCGCGTGCTGCGTACCGGTCCCGCGCGCGCTGCTGCGCTGGCCGCGCCGCCTCCTGCGCTTCCTGGAGGAGACCGCTGTCACTCAGGTCAACGGCGTTCCGTCGATCTGGCGGCAGGTGCTGCGGCACGAGCCGGACAGGTTCGCGAGCCTCACCGCCCTGCGCGGGATCCTCTTCTCCGGCGAGGAGTTCCCGCTGCCGGAACTGCGCCGGCTGCGGAAACTGCGGCCCGGCATCCGGGTGCTGGACAGTTTCGGGCACACCGAGTGCATGTCGTGCTCGCTGACCGAGGTACCCGACCCGCTTCCCGCCGAGACCGTACGGCTGTCCATCGGCGCCCCTCATCCCGGCTCCGAGGGGATGCTCGTCGACGCCGAGGGGAAACCGATCGAGGAGGCCGGCGTCACCGGCGAACTCTAG